From the genome of Ziziphus jujuba cultivar Dongzao chromosome 4, ASM3175591v1:
cagaaCAACACCCCGTATTTAGTGTCACGTGGATTTTGCGGTGATACATTGTTTAATTTAGTCATATTCTATGCTCCAATTAATCTGAAAGATTGAGCGATTGTCTCTTGCAGCTGTTGGACTCTCCCTGTGGGAGAGGTAAACCACACCCCAATCCttaatgatattattaaaaacGTAAACGTGGTTAGCGTGGTTACTGAAAACTACTTCAAGTCACAATCAGTCTCCATAatgattgaaattgaaattgaaagtaaaagtataagtaatattataattatacataattacataaataaaaaagatttttttgttAGGTAAAAATGTGAGAAAGTTAACtagttgatattattttatttagatagGAAAGGAGAGGACAGgtaataattattaaagatgAATTGGGCAAAGTTGCTTTATCACAGTAAAGTAGGAGGACATTTATTtgagaatatacatatatatatatatatatgcaatttctttttttttttttttttttttggtaactcaTATATAAGCAACTTGCAATGATGTTGACTGACAGAATTTTGAGTACTGAATTGACAGAATGTTGGttggaagccaaaaaaaaaaaaacaagcaaaGACAGAATTTACTCAACCACATGTTTGGATTAATCTTCAACACATGTTTGGATTAATCTTCACCGATGGAAGATTTGATTAAGACAAACAAAATCCGTCACATATTTCTCAACTTTTCCGtcatcataaatatttttgaatgatGTTAGAGTAGcatttattttaacaaaatatcttctttttttttatttaattggtttatatttaattatgtttgacttttaaaaatttatttatatgtaattagaatattaatatgttagattttacattaaaaaaatttaaatcccaTAATACTAAAGTGTTTGTGCATCtccttttcaataaaaaaaacatgaaagaaAAACTTTTGCTTAATTaactgtattatatatatatatatatatatatgtgggaaTTAGTGGTCGGTGGTCTATTTTGATTTAGGCATGGGGATCATTATGCATGTCATTAATATGTTCAAGTTGAccaataatgaaataataaattagctaataaaaaaattaaaaagtagaaaatttttaattaaaacaatttttaagttAGGCTATTGAATTCATCATGACATTTATCGCTGGTGATTCTGCATGATTTATAGTTAACATACTTGCATGTACATGATTTACAGTTAATATTTATCGAAGTTTCACCCCAGGTTTGCTACTATTatggaccccaaaaaaaaaaaaaaaaattttaaaattaaaacaaaattgtgGACTCTGATGCTCTGATTCTCCCCAGCAATATTCTTTCAAATTCGGAGGCTTCTTAAGCAGCTGCAGGGAATGGACTAATGCAGATACGATACCAAACAAGTTGACTGACACAAAAACATTCAGCTAACCCCAAAATCAAAAGTGGAAAATCAAATCCGTATCTCTTTTGGAAACTATTCAATGGACAATTCCTTCCTTTTCATGTTCCAAAAAAGCAaagctacatatatatatatatatatatatacccactcCACGCTAGGGATGAACATGGATCTTCGACTATTGGTTGCAAAAAGTAGAAACTTTCTGAATTCTTTGCTTTTCCGAAGTCTCTAATTatggatataaatataatcTGGTCCCAAAGTTTTCCACACTGTCCTTTCACCTCTCAATTGtaaagattttctttttgtcccaaaataaaaataaaagagtgaAGAGCATTGTGAATAGTATTTCACAATGCTTGTATGacttaataaattcaattaatttggAAGTATTATTCCGGATTGAAGAGCTTATGTATGGCCCTTGATTTACtaaacataaaaatttgatttttagaaTTACTTGTGCAATGTTGATTTGGGTCGCTCAAAATGGATAAGGCCGAATTATATATTTGAGGGCCCAAATGGAGGAATCGTCAAACAAAGTTAGGGGAAACAAGTGGGCAACATGAATAGCCCCATGGAAAGCAGGCCCATACACACGCAAACTCACAGTTGGAAGTGAAACCAAAGGCGAATATGGATCAGCTGCCCTACCCTACCCACCAACTACGCTATTAGTTTAGGCCCATCAATCCACTTCCATTCAAGAGGACCAAGAAGATGCACTTCGTTCGTTTAATACCCACCCATCTCAATTCCATGTCCTTGTGAAATCTTAATCGATgtttatttattgtaatttctTAGTCGGGAATTAATATGCTTAGATATTAATCTCATAATTCAACCCAATTATCATgatttatatattcatttattatcattgttactatttttttaaataaaacttactattattgttatgaaTCATGTTGGCCAATTTGTAGGACAGCCAATATCAAAGGGCAGAGGTAAGATTCTTATGCTGTGGGGACAAATAAGGAAAGCAATAACTTGTTTGGCCATATTTGTCTTCAAGCTTCCCGGATGATTgtgtaaaacaataaaaaatggcCGAAGGTAAAGTTAACATAGAGAATGGATGAGAGAAAATGGGCAAGTGGAGCGCAAGAATGTTTTTCAccgaaagaaaatataataattttaatagaaGGCAAATATGAGAGAGGACAGCATAGATGAGAGAGAgtgaagttttgtttttttcaaagagTGAGGGATTGTATtatacagaaaataaataaataaatatatcctTAGTCTATAATATAAATGAGAAGAGCCAAAGGATTTGGTCATGTTTTACTATTTATAATTGTTCAAAAACGACCATCTTCTCAGCGTTTTACTTTTTTATGTGCTTCCAATTTGCTTATCCATAAATACTCTTCAGagatcattttatttctttatgtttaGGCATTTCTTTTAGAAATTTGGAGGAATTTGAGGGTTATTGCATCTTTTCAAGTATTTACTAACTTTTGTACGGGAAGTTCTCTTTCGTTGCCTATGGATTCTTCTTTCCTTCTTCTATTGAAGTTCGGATTCacccccaaaagaaaaaaaaaaaaaaaaaaaaaaaaaagaaaagaggaaaaaaaaaaaggaagaaaggaaaaagaactcTGGAATCTGCTTCAAGTTCATCTAGGTTATCTGGtcagtatatattttattttattttttctttctttccttatttattCTTCCTTCCTCCTCaaaatttgagatgaaagatggATGGTTTTTGAGcaatttttaacataattttttacgATTATTGTAGAAGCATGCAATCTTGCTTTggatttcttttcttgttttttcctcctttttttgtattttgttttgtatgtttttgcatttttgtTTCCAATCTATGATATATCTTTGATTTGATCTATCTCTACTCTTTCTaagatctttatttttattttttattttattttatttttttgggtctttctGCGGGGTCTGACCTTGTTGCTAAGCTTAAAGCttgctttttgtttatttttctaaattttataggGATGGGCTGGACAAAGAAGTGGAAAAAAATGGGGTCTTTGAAAGAGTAATAAGAGAGAAGAaagatggagagagagagagtttggaGAGAAAAAACAGCACCACCCACTCACACATCAAAAAAGGCATCAGGTTTTCTTTCTATACAAAAAAGCAGGGTTGTACCGATTCACCTCCCATCTGTGAATATGCATTATTAAGAGACTTTGTGCtgttggagagagagagagagagagaaagaaagaaatagaaaagcaaagaaagaatGAGAGAGAGTAAAGTAATGTGTGATTTGTCATGGAGGCTATGTTTTTCGAAATGTCAGTTTGAGTCCCTCCCTCCatccctccctctctctttaATTTCCAAACTCGCACAGAATGGCCCATGTTTGCCATACTAGAAgacaaaaaaagattaaaaaacaaaaataggtaggataaataaaaataaatttgtccaatttatataattcaaagtagtttcaatttcattttaatcTTCTTGGTTGATAAAGATAAAGCAAGTCAAGCCTTTTAGCTTCatgttaatatttttcttacaaaGCCAAATGTGATTCAGTAAAGATGAAGAAAATCGAAAGTACAGGATTTATGAGTAGTTTTGATATCATGTAAATGAACCGTAGGATCACACTGCTGACTGCTTTGTGAATATCACTGAGGATTTTTAGAATTCTATGatttttcttggttttcggattgttatgttttttgtaAAGGATAGAGATGAAGAAACATATATTATGAATAGTAAAACATGATCAAATTCTGTGACTATTCTTGTTTATATTATAATAGCAGAAGAAGATTATATGCTAAGAATGTAGAAGCTACATATAATATGAATATgatattatttgaatttttttaaacctaaaaaaagTGTAGATTTTGGCTCTTTTGTAGAAATAAAAGTCCttagaaatttgatttgttgtcttgttttatctttaatttttgttggatattagaaatttatttttaaaaaaaaaaatagcaaatgtagtttttttttttttataattatatactttGCTAATGTTTctctgtaaaatttttttttttttaggtgttaACTGGTGCTACATCTTACATTTGATCTCACTTTTGTTTATTAACAAGTTTAGCAAGTtcaagtatttatatatatatatgtttcttttctaaatatcttttttaaagtttttaaaaaaatttacctaattttagttttgtgaaattgttgtGTTAGTATGTTATTATTGGTTGGTAGATATAATATTGACCATTTCTCTACATAAGGTGTCATtaaaggttttgtttttttttttttttgggtattacaTGCTTGATTACTAGATTTATGTagttgaatatttaaaaaaattgcttttcttttttttttttttttttttatatgttgtgaTTTTATCTTTTCATCCATCTTTTGTttctcttatatatttttttaccttgCATTTTCTATCGTGAAAACAGAATTTGGTGTGTTTAAGATTTTGGATATGGATTTATAGATCTTTATTAATTGTGAATGCAATCTTGAAATCATAATGTAGATAACAAACCAaggttaaaatagaaaaaaatgtaCTTTAAAATGGTATTAGCTATATGGATAGATAACCTTAAAAAGAGTTGTTGCCCGTTATCTTTTGTTGTAATCCATTAGGTTAATGCCTCAATCTTCACCTCTGCTCTCTCCACCTAATGCCACTTCAATGATCTAAGTTTGACTGCCAAGCCAACCTTCTAACAAGGCCTCATGGACAATAAATTCCCTTTCAagctaaaaaattaatatttaagctTGGTAAAAGAACAACAAGAAAGCATACCTCTTTCTTTACCGAATGTGTTCCTTTTAAAGCTCTCATTTTCCGTTTCTTGGTTTGATTCCTAACATTACCTTTGGATTTTGTCCAATGGTCAATTTCTTAACTAGTTTTTATCCCCAGATGGGATTTATCATTGCCATGGTAAAatctttctttttggttttcctCTGGTCTTTCTTTTCATGCACACCATGCCATACTGGTTAACTTTGTATTTTAGTTTCCCAAGGTGGTTCACGCTTACTTAGATTCATGTGcatgatttttctttcaataagaTTATACTCACGGCCTTGTTCTTCAGCATTTTAAGCCTAACAAGCATGGCTAGGTTCTCTTGGTGACCTATGTTGGGTTGGTAATATTATAACAAAGCCATCTTATAATCTAGGATTGTGTTAGCATGGTAAGTCCTATAATCTAATAGAAACAATTTGGTGTAAAGCTTAATATTTTCTTATCACATTCAATTTGTATAATGTAAAATCCTTTATTCAGTTATAGTACAAGAAATGTCGTACACTAAATGCATTTCATATTATTTAGTTTATGATTAATTATCACCTCTAATTGgtaattcttcttttatttaggTGTCAAGTCATTGTTGATTTGATAGATAATTCTTCATCTTTGAATGCTACATTGTTCGGAAATCAAGCTGAAAATTTTCTTGGTTGCACTGTATATGAGTTGATGAATAACTCTGATGGGGTGATATAATTCTTTTCATATCTGTTTAAGAAAATGAGTTGTCAGTTTTAACTTCTTctttgaaaaaacatatataaatcatGCAAATGTTTATGTGAGTActaattgtgaatttttttttttatgatactgttaaagatattgaaaaaaattgctACATTATCCAGTAGTCATAAGCTTCTAATTCAAGTTAAAGCATTTAAACATGAATATCATGTTATTACAAGATGAAAATACACAATTCTTTCTATTTATGATGCTGTTTCAAAAGAAATCAACACATTGACACAAACAGATGTTTCAAGCAATACTGAAGTTAGTCAGGTTTTAGAAATTGTTGAAGAGAAAAGTGGAAAATCATTGGACATAACTAAGTTGAGAGGTATGAACATGtttgatatattatatcttaAGTGAAATtacatggatttttatttaatgttctGATGCATGTATATTGGAACTTTCATATTCAGATGTCTGGAAATATTGACGATGCTAAGATAGAACAAGTGAGCAATAAAGATAAAGTCTTAGCTAATTTGGTTTCAAAGCCTGCTACAAGAAACAATGCAACAAAGAAACTAAAGCTAATGGCTTCCAAAAGTGCAGGTGAGGCAGATCCAATAATGCTAAATGTTGAAAGTATTTAGAGTTTGATGAAAGAAGTAGGAAGCAGCTTGCCAAGCTTAAAGATAATACTTAGTTTGTCATCATGGTAACCATCTTTTTATTAATGTTGACATGATAGATTACTATCAGTTCATAAGTAGATTATTATAAACCTTTTATGAACTCACAGTACATTTTGACTCTATTATAATAGTAAcactaacattattattttgtacattGCAAGATGTAATAGAAAATTGATTTCGGTATAACCCAATACAtttctattaaatcttgcaatttATCTTAGTAAGATAGCAATGATGCTAAGATAGTTTCATCTATGACACAAATATTTTGTGACAACTTTTTGTTTAATGATAGTAATTTTGAGTTTTTAAAATTGTACTTATATTTTCtatgatcattttttatttttgtattttttttagttaatatataaatccatgaATGATTTAATCTCATGATAATggattaaaatcaaaataaattgtttatgttttaattagttttaaaattaatttattctcagTAAATAGCTAAAGACATTTTAATAGACATTTCAATATTGATCggtgtattaaaaaaaaaatttgcaaggaTGAAGCCAGAATCTAATTAGGAATGGTAATGGTTTTTGCTTTCTTTACGTTTATTAATAGTTTAAGATTAGATCcttctaaaaaaaattggaaaatattaattaaaaatattaatttaaaaactttttaattcaaactttttcaaattaattaaaaactgttaaatatccaaattttaatccaaacccCGTGTATCGAACATAGTCAtacctagtatatatatatatatatatatatatatatatatataaggctaGTTGAAgagtataaaaggaaaaaaaataataataaagtaaaaacGTGAAACTGAAACCATACCTTGTTTTATCATCTCATCCAATGgagtaatattattatatttgagtgAAAGTATGGAAACATTTTTACTTATCTTTAGTAAGGGCCATGGGAGCAGCTGCCGCCGGAGTCTCTATCCGctagttaaattattttttcatcaaGCACATagcttataaatataaattatttgaacaaatattatttagttttttcttttttcttttttccctcttttggtCAACTATTTAGTTTCATATTTgatttctcatttttattttttttattttttatttaattattgtttatatatatatatagagagagagagagaaagtgtgtCCGTCTATGATGTATTTATGATGCAAACGTCCACAAGTAATTATcatgcagattttaaaaaaatatatataatttttgaagaaattatcATTCTTTTTTAAGTCCACAGgcatttcattattatatatatatatatatataatttttatataaatgtcCATTAGGCCTACTTTAccttcaaatatatacatatagataccAGTCTTGAAGGGGGGTTTCTGTGGGAGAAGCATAAGATAGATAACGAGGTAGCCCAGTTTCCTGTACGAagatataattgatatttgtgtttccaatttccatatatatatatatatatatatatacacacaaacatatatatatttggatttgaTCAGCAGGTACCGAAAATGGCCACAACAGAGCATCCGAAATCCAACAACTTGAGTGAAAAAATTGAGGCAGTTTCAGGCCAAAATCCAAATACCCAACAGAACATACCTCACTTGCACTGTTTCTGGAAATCACTTGAACATCAGTACCCACCGGGCTTTTTCAAaaaggtaattaaatttaaacacACGCTTCAGCAAGTCTTAGCAGTATTATCTCCGTTAATTTGCTTTCTAATTACAAATAGAGATCTGTTTGCTTTCTAATTAAGAAACCATGTGATATTAAGTTGTCTTTTATTTGCCTTCAAAAATTATCATTCAAGCACTATATACGCAAAAACTGTTATTAATACTACATATTGTCCAAAAACACATCAACatacatgcaaaataattatgtgtaattacgtgttttatatatatatgtatgcatgtattATCAGGTGGTGGCAGAGATCATAGCAACCTACATGTTAGTGTTCGTGACATGTGGTTCGGCAGCTCTGAGCGCAAGTGATGAACACAAGGTGTCTAAGCTGGGAGCTTCGGTTGCCGGAGGACTCATAGTGACGGTCATGATCTATGCAGTTGGTCACATCTCTGGGGCACACATGAACCCGGCCGTCACTTTGGCTTTTGCTGCTGTCAGGCATTTTCCTTGGAAACAGGTATGTGCTACACAGTACACACCTTCTATggttggcctttttttttttttctttttttttctttttttgaaaaaaaaaaaaattgattgcttttgtaaATTAGGTACGTGCTTTTCTAGGTTTAATCGTGCTTTTCTAGGTTTAATCGGTATAAATAACGTGTACCTCCCAATCCAATTATTTCCATGCATGCCTGGTGACTGGCCCTTGAGGTCGTGATTGCCACTATACCACATGATAGCTGGGGCAAGTGGGGTCTAGGTCAAAGGCGGTGGGGAAGTGGGGTCTAGGTCAAAGGGTGTTTTGGGTCCCACAATAGATTGTAACAACCATAGGATTCGGCATCACTTGGCAACAAGATCAAACCAGACAAAATGTGTATCAAATGCACGGACataaattatttacaataaaaataaaaaataaaaaataaggaatgaaaactacctttttttttctgtttttttttttttttgttttttttgtgtaaTAATGGAAATGAAAGCTACATTGTTGGGAATCAACATCGTGGGCACATGCATCAAACCAGATCGAACTCTCTGACCACAAAATACAACCATGACTAGTGAGTGTCCTTCATCGTCTAGTGGATAGGCACTTAATACATACTAACATTATTTGTGCCTTCTTTAATTTTAAGTCTTATTATATGAACCCTAAAAATTATTTGCCTAGCAAAACAAATCCCAACCAATTCAaatgtataatattaattaaagagGGACAGCCCGCCTCATTGCTCATGCATATCCATTATCAATTTGGTTgcatacaagaaaaaaaaaaaaaaagtttgctttTTAGGAAGTAAGAGCGAAATAtcgtttttctttcaaaaaaaaaaaataataaaaaggtcCTCTATAAAGGAATAATTTTGTGtattccaaattttttattgaaaaaaaaaataagttttttagtGCATGACCAAACAAACTTTTATATATGTGTAGTgtaggtgtgtgtgtgtgttttgacTCAATTTGGAAAGAGAATTTTGATGTTGGTCGATAGAAACATAAAATTACTCACCTTGCAATTTGtgtattttttccaaattttcatctAAAAAACTATTGAATAAAAACCTCAAATGTAGAAACGAAAAGGAGTTGATATTATTGCATTTGCAGGTCCCAGTTTATGCAGTAGCTCAACTAACAGGAGCAATATCAGCTTCGTTTACACTAGCCATACTACTGCATCCAATAAAGCATATCGGCACAACATCACCTTCTGGAACACACATTCAAGCTCTAGTTATGGAGATTGTAGTCACATTTTCAATGATGTTCATCACTTCTGCCGTGGCAACCGATACTAAAGCTGTATATTTCACATTAACATTAACATTATTCAATTCTTAGAttcctccaatttttttattttccaagataattttcaatttttatggacTGTCAATTTCTGTATCATTGCCAGATTGGATAGCTAGCGGGCATAGCAGTTGGCTCCGCGGTATGCATAACATCAATTTTGGCCGGGTAAGCTAAAGCGACACTTTACcttccacattctttttttcttaacaaagtttttctcaaaattttggaAACCCTTTTTACCAATAAAGCTTTCAACCAGAACTCCTTTTTGTTCGAGGATAAGCCTGACTCaggtttcttcttcttgttagCTTGTTTGTTTATaggttaatttgtttattttactagcaatataaaaattaaaaagctacCAACAGGACAAGTGACAATTTGCGGGGTCCATATGTAGGCCCATATCAGGTGGATCAATGAACCCGGCAAGGACAATAGGCCCAGCAATTGCTAGCTCCTATTACGATGGTATTTGGGTTTATGTTGCCGGCCCAATCGGTGGAACATTACTAGGAGCATGGTCTTACAATTTGATTCGGGTCAACGACAGACCCACCCATGAGATATCTCCGGGTTCACTTTCATTCAAACTACGCCGAATGAGGAGCAATGAACAACACTTAGACACTAAAGAACAACCACTCAATTCGGTATGAATAGTTTACTGTGATTGTACCTATGAAACAGGGCATCTTCCAACCTACTATTGGAATATGCCAATCTGTTTCTTAGACGGACCACCCatctgtataatatatatgtataataaataatgacGATGTTTCCTATGTTCTGCTTGTATCATCGTCGAGATCTACACATTTTAACCATTATATACATAACATAAATTTTACAGCCTACAGACGAACCAAAAGTATTCAAATCTAAATCTTATAATAAAGAATCCTTATCGCATGGGACGCCTCTCCCATGCATAATGTGAACACAACAAGCCGCTTGTTCACCCACCACAAAACTCCCGGGATTGATGGTGATGCTCTTTGTGCAGTTATCAGTTTTGTAAATCCCCACTAGTCTATCAGCCAATTCGAACATATTGTTCCTAAGACTGCAGTGGCACGAGATAATGGTATAAGTAACTATCCAAGTAAATGAAATATCACTAATTCTCATTTTAACTCACTGGCAACTTTCTAACATACCTTATGATTACGAACTGAGCATCCTTTGTTCGGTCCTTCACATAATGTCCCACAATAGAAACATTCTTGAAGTCTACAACGCCATTTGAACCACTCAAATTAATGGAGTTCAGAGACAAAATATAAATTGGGTAGGTTGCTTGATTAGAAAAACAGACCAATTAAAAAAGGCTTACATACCCAGAGCAGCATCAATTTCATCCATTACATAGAGAGGTGTAGGCTTATAGTGATGCAGTGCAAAAACAAGAGCTAATGAGCTTAGAGTCTGAAAGCAGCAAAAAGGACAAATGTCACACAGTTAAAAGAGTTGGACAGTAAATATTGGCATTCACAAAAAAACTGGTTAAGAAATATATTGATATAGTAAGCAAATATGGGTACCTTTTCGCCACCAGATAAATTTGCAATGTTCTTCCAGCTCTTCTTTGGCGGTCTGACACTGAATACAACACCTTCAGAGAAAGGATCAAGGGAGTCCACCAATTCAAGTTCTGCATCACCTCCGAGCGTGATCATCTGTGGGGAACTCATGCAGAATGTCGAACAATGAGATGGTCGGTGCATATTACATAGACAAAATAAGATGGTAAAAAGGGGAATGCATGATACAGAAATAGACATACCCCAATATCAGACGAGAAGGAGGTTcatccaaatttaaaaataaaacttgggtAAAATAAACATGTTATTTTTGAGTGAGGAAACAAAAATAGACAATACCAGCATAATGCACCTGTTTCATTTTGGTATCTCAAGTGCTCAATACCATTTACATTGTGTTACCTTGAAGAGTGGATTCTGTAAAAGGATATATTGGATTTATGGCAAGGGAAAAATTAGAGAGGCTCGGTTTCACAAACCTGGTACATTTCCTTTAGCTTCAATGATATCGCATTGAATCCTGCCATGAACTCGTCCAACCTAAAGAATAAACCAAATTAGCCGAGTTACAGATTGAAGAACACGAAAACTTTAAGCATGGATATTTAAACAAAGGACATGCCTCTTCTTCCTCCATTCATCATATTGCTTCTTTATATCATCTCGCTGTTGAGTGACCAAGTTAAGATCCTCAACTCGTTCATTGTACAGTGAAACCTTCCTCCGATACCTGATAAAAGCAAATATATGACACAgaagaaattacaaaaatataaaccaaGCCAGCAAACTTTTTAATAATGATAAGACATACTCTGCTATCGAATCAAGATTTGGATTCATCTCTTTCAATTGTGTCTCCAGCAGTGAGACCGTTTCAAGGGCCCTTTTAAGGTCACAAACCTTGCTGAGAGTTTCATCCGTCAAGGTTGCTTCAAGTTTTTCACCATCCACCAAATCTTTCTGAATTCTGCAACCAACATTACAAATTTAAACAAGTTTTGATGTCAAATGTACACGATCCTGTAAAACAATTTAACAAACCAACATACTGCTCCATATGCTTTCTAAGGGCAATCTCCAAGTCATCGAGCCTCTTCCTGTAACCCTTCCCCTTCAGTTCCAACTCCTTACACTGCTTCTTCATGTCTTGTAATTTATATTCTGCATCAACCTATGACATCACAAAGAAAACATAAAGCTGGTCTTCTGAAAAATTGCAATAATGGCATTAGTAATCAGATATGTTAAATATGTTCTATTTTATCATAATTCACATAGAGTAAGATGCATTGATTATCATAATACCTCTGATGCTCGCAATT
Proteins encoded in this window:
- the LOC107415519 gene encoding LOW QUALITY PROTEIN: aquaporin NIP2-1 (The sequence of the model RefSeq protein was modified relative to this genomic sequence to represent the inferred CDS: substituted 1 base at 1 genomic stop codon), whose amino-acid sequence is MATTEHPKSNNLSEKIEAVSGQNPNTQQNIPHLHCFWKSLEHQYPPGFFKKVVAEIIATYMLVFVTCGSAALSASDEHKVSKLGASVAGGLIVTVMIYAVGHISGAHMNPAVTLAFAAVRHFPWKQVPVYAVAQLTGAISASFTLAILLHPIKHIGTTSPSGTHIQALVMEIVVTFSMMFITSAVATDTKAIGXLAGIAVGSAVCITSILAGPISGGSMNPARTIGPAIASSYYDGIWVYVAGPIGGTLLGAWSYNLIRVNDRPTHEISPGSLSFKLRRMRSNEQHLDTKEQPLNSV